A genomic segment from Alkalilimnicola ehrlichii MLHE-1 encodes:
- the ccoN gene encoding cytochrome-c oxidase, cbb3-type subunit I — MDTSTTYNEKVVRQFAIMTVVWGVVGMAVGVLIAAQLIWPALNFDHPWLTYSRLRPLHTNAVIFAFGGSALFATSYYCVQRTCGVRLLSDKLSAFTFWGWQAVIVAAAVSLPLGFTMGKEYAELEWPIALLIALVWVAYAINFFGTIAIRKVKHIYVANWFFGAFILTIAVLHIVNNLVIPVGPMWSYPIYSGAVDAMVQWWYGHNAVGFFLTAGFLGMMYYFVPKQAGRPIYSYRLSIVHFWALISLYMWAGPHHLHYTALPDWVQSLGMVFSLILLAPSWGGMINGIMTLSGAWHKLRTDPILKFLIVSLSFYGMSTFEGPMMSIKTVNALSHYTEWTVGHVHSGALGWVAFITFGSIYALIPRVFGREGMYSTKMIEWHFWIATIGTVLYIASMWIAGVMQGLMWRAVNEDGTLTYTFSEVLVATYPYYMVRLLGGVMFLIGMFLMAYNVYKTVTSAPSREPAPSAAGQTA, encoded by the coding sequence ATGGACACCAGCACAACCTACAATGAAAAAGTCGTGCGCCAGTTCGCCATAATGACCGTCGTCTGGGGCGTGGTCGGTATGGCGGTTGGCGTTCTGATCGCGGCGCAGCTGATTTGGCCGGCGCTAAACTTCGACCACCCGTGGCTGACGTACAGTCGGTTGCGGCCACTTCATACCAATGCCGTTATCTTCGCCTTCGGGGGCTCGGCGCTCTTTGCCACCTCCTACTACTGTGTGCAGCGTACCTGCGGGGTACGTCTGCTCTCCGACAAGCTGTCCGCCTTCACCTTCTGGGGTTGGCAGGCGGTGATCGTCGCCGCAGCGGTCTCGTTGCCGTTGGGCTTCACCATGGGCAAGGAGTACGCCGAGCTCGAGTGGCCCATCGCCCTGCTGATCGCCCTGGTGTGGGTGGCCTACGCCATCAACTTCTTCGGCACCATTGCCATCCGGAAGGTCAAGCATATTTACGTGGCCAACTGGTTCTTCGGTGCCTTCATCCTGACGATCGCGGTCCTGCACATTGTCAACAACCTGGTGATCCCGGTGGGCCCCATGTGGTCCTACCCGATCTACTCCGGGGCGGTGGACGCCATGGTGCAGTGGTGGTATGGCCATAACGCGGTGGGCTTCTTCCTGACGGCCGGTTTCCTGGGCATGATGTACTACTTCGTGCCTAAGCAGGCCGGGCGGCCCATCTACTCCTACCGCCTGTCCATCGTGCACTTCTGGGCGCTGATCTCCCTTTACATGTGGGCCGGCCCCCACCACCTGCACTACACCGCGCTGCCGGACTGGGTGCAGTCCCTGGGCATGGTCTTCTCGCTGATCCTGCTGGCCCCCTCCTGGGGTGGCATGATCAACGGCATCATGACCCTCTCCGGTGCCTGGCATAAGCTGCGTACCGATCCGATCCTCAAGTTCCTCATCGTCTCGCTGTCCTTCTACGGTATGTCCACCTTCGAAGGGCCGATGATGTCCATCAAGACGGTGAACGCACTCTCCCACTACACCGAGTGGACGGTGGGTCACGTGCACTCCGGTGCCCTGGGCTGGGTGGCGTTCATCACCTTCGGTTCCATCTACGCCCTCATTCCTCGTGTCTTCGGCCGCGAGGGCATGTACAGCACCAAAATGATCGAGTGGCACTTCTGGATCGCCACCATCGGTACCGTGCTCTACATCGCCTCCATGTGGATCGCCGGCGTCATGCAGGGGCTCATGTGGCGCGCCGTCAACGAGGACGGGACGCTCACCTACACCTTCTCCGAGGTGCTGGTGGCCACCTACCCGTACTACATGGTGCGCCTGCTGGGTGGGGTCATGTTCCTCATCGGCATGTTCCTGATGGCGTATAACGTCTACAAGACGGTGACCAGCGCGCCGAGCCGTGAGCCGGCCCCCAGTGCTGCTGGTCAGACCGCGTAA
- a CDS encoding AAA family ATPase codes for MQQDIRHFLAATNEIILGKAHQVRLALVCLIARGHLLIEDLPGVGKTTLAQALARLLGLDFQRIQFTSDLLPADIIGATVYEKDSGRFRFHPGPVFTSLVLADEVNRATPKAQSALLEAMAERQVSVEGETRALPDPFFVIATQNPDSQLGTFPLPESQLDRFLMRLSLGYPGHDAERALLRGTERRDLLHRIDTPALSPEQLRELQTAAPRVHASDALLDYLQALLRHTRECGRFRHGLSPRAGLALLRTAQAWALVDDRGAVLPEDIQAVFVPVAGHRLEPREEGGGQAHEDLVRDSLEQVTIP; via the coding sequence TTGCAACAGGACATCCGTCACTTTCTCGCCGCCACCAATGAGATCATCCTCGGCAAGGCGCACCAAGTACGGCTGGCCCTGGTCTGTCTGATCGCCCGCGGCCACCTGCTCATCGAGGACCTGCCCGGCGTCGGCAAGACGACTCTGGCCCAGGCGCTGGCGCGTTTGCTGGGGCTGGATTTCCAGCGAATCCAGTTCACCAGCGACCTCCTGCCCGCCGACATCATCGGTGCGACCGTCTACGAAAAGGACAGCGGCCGCTTCCGCTTCCACCCGGGGCCGGTCTTCACCTCCCTGGTGCTGGCCGATGAGGTCAACCGCGCCACACCCAAGGCCCAGAGCGCCCTGCTCGAGGCCATGGCGGAACGCCAGGTCAGCGTTGAGGGTGAGACCCGCGCCCTACCCGACCCCTTTTTCGTGATCGCCACCCAAAACCCGGACTCGCAACTGGGCACCTTCCCGCTGCCGGAGTCCCAACTGGACCGCTTTCTCATGCGCCTGAGCCTGGGCTATCCGGGGCACGACGCTGAGCGGGCCCTGTTGCGCGGCACAGAGCGCAGGGACCTGCTGCACCGCATCGACACCCCGGCCCTCAGCCCCGAGCAGCTGCGGGAGCTGCAAACCGCCGCGCCGAGGGTGCATGCCTCCGACGCCCTGCTGGACTACCTTCAGGCCCTGTTGCGCCATACCCGAGAGTGCGGGCGCTTCCGGCACGGCCTCTCCCCCCGGGCCGGCCTGGCACTGCTGCGCACGGCCCAGGCCTGGGCCCTGGTGGACGACCGTGGCGCGGTGCTGCCCGAGGATATCCAGGCAGTCTTCGTCCCGGTGGCCGGTCACCGCCTGGAACCGCGCGAAGAGGGGGGCGGACAGGCCCATGAGGACCTGGTCCGGGACAGCCTGGAGCAGGTGACCATCCCCTGA
- a CDS encoding DUF58 domain-containing protein, producing MSVRHRLHSGLLRLPRRRGESTSDRLTLDYRRIFILPSRYGLFLTLVAALVWLGGVNYTNNMVLLLSFLLIGLIVVSIHHTFRNLHRLMLLAGPADAVFAGQTLHFPVTAHNPTRHGKPALTLVGGEGQQTADLPPGGSVRWWLPVPTHRRGWQTLPRFRVHSRFPTGLFVAWALPAPRQRALVYPTPEHGAVPPPPHSAGGHQGERHGEGDDDFRGLRRYQAGDPKGHIAWKRLARGEEHLHTKQFSGAAGAPRWLDERAIDPHLDPEARLARLCRWVVDLDRAGHPYGLRLGHLRIAPGRGEAHRHACLRALALYDPDARQ from the coding sequence ATGTCCGTCCGGCACCGGCTCCACTCAGGCCTGCTGCGGCTGCCCCGACGCCGTGGGGAGAGCACCTCCGACCGCCTTACCCTCGATTATCGGCGGATCTTCATCCTCCCCAGCCGCTACGGCCTGTTTTTGACTTTGGTGGCGGCTCTGGTCTGGCTCGGCGGGGTGAATTACACGAATAACATGGTGCTCCTGCTCTCCTTTCTGCTGATCGGGCTGATCGTGGTGAGCATCCACCATACCTTCCGCAACCTGCACCGCCTCATGCTCCTGGCCGGGCCGGCGGACGCCGTCTTTGCCGGCCAGACGTTGCACTTCCCGGTAACCGCCCACAACCCCACCCGACATGGCAAGCCGGCGCTCACCCTGGTGGGCGGCGAGGGCCAGCAGACAGCCGATCTGCCCCCCGGCGGGAGCGTACGCTGGTGGCTGCCGGTGCCCACCCACCGGCGCGGCTGGCAGACCCTGCCGCGGTTCCGAGTGCACAGTCGGTTTCCCACCGGGCTCTTCGTGGCCTGGGCGCTGCCCGCACCGCGCCAGCGCGCGCTGGTCTATCCCACCCCCGAGCACGGTGCGGTGCCCCCACCCCCACACAGCGCCGGGGGCCACCAAGGCGAACGTCACGGTGAGGGGGACGACGATTTCCGTGGCCTGCGCCGCTACCAGGCCGGCGACCCCAAGGGTCACATCGCCTGGAAGCGGCTGGCCCGCGGCGAGGAGCACCTGCACACCAAGCAATTCTCCGGCGCCGCCGGCGCCCCGCGCTGGCTGGATGAGCGGGCCATTGACCCCCACCTGGACCCGGAGGCGCGCCTTGCCCGGCTCTGTCGCTGGGTGGTTGACCTGGACCGGGCCGGCCACCCCTACGGCCTGCGGCTCGGTCACCTGCGGATCGCGCCGGGCCGGGGTGAGGCCCACCGCCATGCCTGCCTGCGTGCCCTGGCCCTGTACGACCCGGACGCCCGTCAATGA